One segment of Zhihengliuella halotolerans DNA contains the following:
- a CDS encoding LacI family DNA-binding transcriptional regulator — protein sequence MTEVRLKDVAEAAGVSLSTASKALGGGRDVGETVRRSVTKVSEELGYRSRSRRTRADALPLVTLVSDNLESPYTLEVLSGAVHAAKRMGVALISTDLHGAREGTDVMSPAWLRQQVAGGVKGIVVVTSEVSDAQIRWCRQNGLPLILVDPAAPNAEEVVTIGSTNWQGGKQATEHLLALGHRRIGLVRGPEESVPAVERHQGYLTAMQQAGLEVAAGWVQPGLFTPESGRLALLRMLESETPPTAVFATSDAMAIGVLRTAHEVGLAVPGDLSVVGFDDTWFASWSSPALTTVRQPLGSMGQVAVERVLALAGDPGRFAHPFQLETRLVVRESTAPHAL from the coding sequence TCGGCGAAACGGTCCGTCGTAGTGTCACGAAAGTTTCGGAAGAGCTGGGCTATCGGTCGCGGAGCCGACGAACCCGGGCCGACGCCCTGCCCCTGGTCACGCTGGTCTCGGACAATCTCGAGAGCCCTTACACCCTCGAGGTGCTCTCGGGCGCGGTGCATGCCGCGAAGCGCATGGGCGTCGCCCTGATCAGTACCGACCTGCACGGTGCCCGCGAGGGTACCGATGTCATGTCGCCCGCCTGGCTGCGCCAGCAGGTCGCCGGCGGCGTGAAGGGCATCGTCGTCGTCACCTCCGAGGTGTCAGACGCGCAGATCCGGTGGTGCCGGCAGAACGGCCTGCCGCTCATCCTCGTCGACCCTGCGGCGCCGAACGCAGAAGAGGTCGTCACGATCGGGTCCACGAACTGGCAGGGCGGCAAGCAGGCCACCGAGCACCTGCTGGCCCTGGGGCATCGGCGTATCGGACTCGTGCGGGGGCCCGAGGAGTCCGTTCCCGCCGTCGAGCGCCATCAGGGTTACCTCACCGCGATGCAGCAGGCCGGGCTCGAGGTCGCGGCAGGGTGGGTTCAGCCCGGCTTGTTCACTCCCGAGTCCGGCCGACTGGCCCTCCTGCGGATGCTCGAGTCCGAGACCCCGCCCACCGCCGTCTTCGCGACGTCCGACGCCATGGCCATCGGAGTGCTGCGGACTGCGCACGAGGTCGGTCTCGCGGTGCCCGGCGACCTGAGTGTCGTCGGATTCGACGACACTTGGTTCGCCTCGTGGAGTTCACCGGCGCTGACCACGGTCCGCCAACCCCTCGGTTCCATGGGGCAGGTTGCGGTCGAGCGCGTGCTGGCGCTCGCGGGGGATCCCGGGCGGTTCGCCCACCCGTTCCAGCTGGAGACGCGTCTTGTGGTCCGCGAATCGACGGCCCCGCACGCCCTGTAG
- a CDS encoding DNA alkylation repair protein, whose translation MPTTAADLLAELHAVADPVAHPNHHYRGNGPVLGVRMGTLFDIAKRFTDLPLGQVDQLLDEPGYEPRLAAFCILDFAVRARSATESERADRYALYLARHDRIDAWDMVDRAAPRVVGNHLRDRSRQPLFELAESADPLRRRTAITAPLAYTRPPHPEGISDLLAIAERLINDPDPVVAKPVGTALKHAGGAAPDAVREFLDRLGDRIPAPIRRAAREKLPD comes from the coding sequence ATGCCGACAACCGCCGCTGACCTGCTGGCCGAGCTCCACGCCGTCGCCGATCCGGTCGCGCACCCCAACCACCACTACCGCGGCAATGGACCGGTGCTCGGCGTCCGCATGGGAACGCTCTTCGACATCGCCAAGCGGTTCACCGACCTGCCCCTGGGCCAGGTCGACCAACTGCTGGACGAGCCGGGTTACGAGCCGCGCCTGGCCGCCTTCTGCATCCTCGATTTCGCCGTGCGCGCCCGGAGCGCGACCGAATCGGAACGCGCGGACCGCTATGCGCTCTACCTGGCGCGCCACGATCGGATCGATGCCTGGGACATGGTCGACCGGGCCGCGCCCCGCGTCGTCGGCAACCATCTCCGCGACCGATCCAGACAGCCGCTCTTCGAACTCGCGGAGTCGGCGGACCCGCTGCGGCGTCGCACGGCGATCACGGCACCCCTGGCCTACACCCGTCCGCCGCACCCCGAGGGGATCTCGGACCTCTTGGCGATCGCCGAACGCCTGATCAACGATCCCGACCCGGTGGTTGCCAAGCCCGTCGGGACCGCCCTCAAGCACGCCGGCGGCGCAGCTCCCGACGCCGTGCGCGAATTCCTCGACCGGCTCGGCGACCGGATTCCGGCTCCGATCCGACGCGCCGCCCGGGAGAAGCTGCCGGACTGA
- a CDS encoding MerR family transcriptional regulator yields the protein MQIGELSEAVGLSLRTIRHYDDVGLLPASRTEGGYRVYTEGDLRRMLAIRTLKPLGFSLEEMRGILDAIDAVEADPDDDAARARLREYTEQVAAKREQMSVNLDRATSLVTQLRELA from the coding sequence ATGCAGATCGGCGAACTTTCGGAGGCCGTCGGCCTCTCGCTGCGCACCATTCGCCACTACGACGACGTCGGCCTCCTCCCGGCCTCGCGCACCGAGGGCGGCTACCGCGTGTACACGGAGGGCGACCTGCGGCGCATGCTCGCCATCCGCACCCTCAAGCCGCTGGGCTTCTCGCTCGAGGAGATGCGCGGCATCCTCGACGCGATCGACGCCGTCGAAGCGGACCCAGACGACGACGCGGCCCGCGCCCGGCTGCGGGAGTACACCGAGCAGGTCGCGGCGAAGCGGGAGCAGATGTCCGTCAACCTCGACCGCGCCACGTCCCTCGTCACTCAGCTGCGCGAGCTCGCCTGA
- a CDS encoding SulP family inorganic anion transporter produces the protein MSTKAASAELTPIERQSVLRTLRSPRLLKTEVLAGLVVALALIPEAIAFSIIAGVDPRLGLFASFTMAVTIAFVGGRPAMISAATGAVALVVAPLVASHGIDYFIAAVILAGILQVVLSLVGVAKLMRFIPRSVMIGFVNALAILIFMSQLPELGLDTHDWVWLGVPWMVYPLTALGLLIVFVLPRITKAVPAPLVSIVILTLITVMASIAVPTVGDKGDLPDSLPGLFIPNVPFNLETLQIIFPFALAMAFVGLLESLMTAKLVDDITDTHSNKTRESWGQGVANIVSGFTGGMGGCAMIGQTMINVKASGARTRISTFLAGIFLLILVVSLGDIVAIIPMAALVAIMIFVSIMTFDWHSIMPSTLKRMPKSETAVMLVTVIGTVATHNLAIGVGIGVLMAMILFARRVAHFVTVKRTESGEGDDAVATYVVDGELFFASSNDLYYQFEYATDPEKIVIDMHASHLWDASTIAALDSIQEKYEHYGKDVEVIGLNEASVEMRTRLAGKLNAGGH, from the coding sequence ATGTCCACGAAAGCCGCATCCGCCGAGCTGACGCCGATCGAGCGCCAGTCGGTCCTGCGCACGCTCCGCTCGCCGCGCCTGCTGAAGACGGAGGTGCTCGCCGGACTCGTCGTCGCTCTGGCCCTGATCCCGGAGGCGATCGCGTTCTCGATCATCGCCGGCGTCGACCCGCGCCTGGGCTTGTTCGCTTCCTTCACCATGGCCGTCACGATCGCCTTCGTCGGCGGGCGACCGGCCATGATCTCAGCTGCGACGGGTGCCGTCGCGCTCGTCGTCGCACCGCTCGTCGCCAGCCACGGCATCGACTACTTCATCGCGGCCGTGATCCTCGCCGGCATCCTGCAGGTGGTCCTCTCGCTCGTGGGCGTCGCCAAGCTCATGCGCTTCATCCCGCGTTCGGTCATGATCGGCTTCGTGAACGCGCTGGCGATCCTCATCTTCATGTCGCAGCTGCCGGAGCTCGGTCTCGACACCCACGACTGGGTCTGGCTCGGCGTGCCGTGGATGGTCTACCCGCTCACCGCGCTGGGTCTGCTGATCGTGTTTGTGCTGCCGCGAATCACCAAGGCGGTGCCGGCGCCGCTCGTGTCGATCGTCATCCTGACGCTCATTACCGTCATGGCCTCGATCGCCGTCCCGACCGTCGGCGACAAAGGCGACCTGCCGGATTCCCTGCCGGGCCTGTTCATCCCGAACGTCCCGTTCAACCTCGAGACGCTGCAGATCATCTTCCCGTTCGCGCTGGCGATGGCCTTCGTCGGCCTGCTGGAGTCGCTGATGACCGCCAAGCTCGTCGACGACATCACCGACACGCACTCGAACAAGACCCGCGAGTCGTGGGGTCAGGGCGTCGCGAACATCGTCTCCGGTTTCACCGGGGGCATGGGCGGCTGCGCGATGATCGGCCAGACCATGATCAACGTGAAGGCCTCGGGCGCTCGTACGCGCATCTCGACGTTCCTGGCGGGCATCTTCCTGCTGATTCTGGTGGTCTCCCTCGGCGACATTGTGGCCATCATCCCGATGGCGGCGCTGGTGGCCATCATGATCTTCGTGTCGATCATGACCTTCGACTGGCACTCGATCATGCCGTCCACGCTCAAGCGGATGCCCAAGTCGGAGACGGCCGTCATGCTGGTCACCGTCATCGGCACGGTCGCCACGCACAACCTCGCGATCGGCGTCGGCATCGGCGTCCTCATGGCGATGATCCTCTTCGCCCGCCGGGTGGCGCACTTCGTGACCGTCAAGCGCACGGAATCCGGTGAGGGCGACGACGCCGTGGCCACCTACGTGGTGGACGGCGAGCTGTTCTTCGCCTCGTCGAACGACCTCTACTACCAGTTCGAGTACGCGACGGATCCGGAGAAGATCGTCATCGACATGCACGCCTCGCACCTGTGGGACGCGTCGACGATCGCCGCGCTCGACAGCATCCAGGAGAAGTACGAGCACTACGGCAAGGACGTCGAGGTCATCGGCCTCAACGAGGCCAGCGTTGAGATGCGCACGCGCCTGGCCGGGAAGCTCAACGCCGGCGGCCACTGA
- a CDS encoding peptide chain release factor 3 — MLHTESPAGGDPGPTSEIARRRTFAVISHPDAGKSTLTEAMALQARVVDEAGVTHGKASRQSTVSDWNDVERERGISISSSVLRFDFAGKVVNLLDTPGHSDFSEDTYRVLMAVDFTVMLIDAAKGMEPQTRKLFDACRRLSLPVITVINKCDRPGKEPLELFDEIQEATGRAPVAVNWPVGLPSAFQGLTTPGEDTYTWHEATQSGARVAREEVVAGASDERLEPGAWSAASENALLARELNGAFDDEGFEGCEQTPVFFTAASSNLGVRAVMDFIAAHAPAPSPRTAVAGHTRELTSDFSGYVFKVQSGMNPAHRDQIAIVRVNSGTFERGMDIRHAQSGRPLNSKYAHHLVGRGRETAGLSWPGDIVGFVNVTGLKIGDTMHSGKRVEFPPMPRFNPERFRVIRLTDSSQQKRFAKGIAQLEEDGTVQVFRTPDGSPRGPVLGAVGDLQFEVVKERLRREFGVETAYDELLPYELSRPLKGPNVESLKEVFGTGLLYRPDGEVIGVFHDKWKLERALERLPELFAA, encoded by the coding sequence GTGCTGCATACCGAATCCCCCGCCGGTGGCGACCCGGGACCCACCTCAGAAATCGCGCGGAGACGGACCTTCGCCGTCATCTCCCACCCTGACGCCGGCAAGTCCACGCTGACCGAGGCGATGGCGCTCCAGGCCCGCGTGGTCGACGAAGCCGGAGTCACGCACGGCAAGGCGAGCCGGCAGTCCACGGTGTCCGACTGGAACGACGTCGAACGCGAACGCGGCATCTCCATCAGCTCCTCCGTGCTGCGCTTCGACTTCGCCGGCAAGGTCGTCAACCTCCTCGACACCCCCGGACACTCGGACTTCTCCGAGGACACCTACCGGGTCCTGATGGCCGTGGACTTCACCGTCATGCTCATCGACGCGGCGAAGGGCATGGAACCGCAGACGCGCAAGCTCTTCGACGCCTGCCGCCGCCTGAGCCTGCCCGTCATCACGGTCATCAACAAGTGCGACCGCCCCGGCAAGGAACCGCTCGAGCTGTTCGACGAGATCCAGGAGGCGACCGGCCGCGCGCCCGTCGCCGTGAACTGGCCGGTCGGTCTCCCCAGCGCCTTCCAGGGACTGACGACGCCGGGTGAGGACACCTACACGTGGCATGAGGCCACGCAGTCGGGGGCGCGCGTGGCCCGTGAGGAGGTCGTCGCGGGCGCAAGCGACGAGCGGCTCGAGCCCGGCGCCTGGTCGGCCGCGAGCGAGAACGCCCTCCTCGCCCGCGAACTCAACGGGGCCTTCGACGACGAGGGCTTCGAGGGCTGCGAGCAGACTCCCGTCTTCTTCACCGCGGCTTCGAGCAACCTCGGCGTCCGGGCGGTCATGGACTTCATCGCGGCGCACGCGCCCGCACCCTCTCCGCGCACCGCCGTCGCGGGCCACACCCGGGAACTGACATCGGACTTCTCCGGCTACGTCTTCAAGGTCCAGTCCGGCATGAACCCGGCCCACCGGGACCAGATCGCGATCGTCAGGGTGAACTCCGGGACGTTCGAACGCGGCATGGACATCCGCCACGCCCAGTCCGGACGACCCTTGAACTCCAAGTACGCCCACCACCTCGTCGGACGCGGGCGCGAGACCGCCGGCCTCTCGTGGCCGGGCGACATCGTCGGATTCGTCAACGTGACCGGCCTGAAGATCGGCGACACGATGCACTCCGGCAAACGCGTCGAGTTCCCGCCGATGCCCCGCTTCAACCCGGAGCGGTTCCGCGTCATCCGCTTGACCGACTCCAGCCAGCAGAAGCGGTTCGCGAAGGGGATCGCCCAGCTCGAGGAGGACGGCACTGTGCAGGTGTTCCGCACCCCGGACGGCAGCCCGCGCGGACCCGTGCTCGGCGCTGTCGGCGACCTGCAATTCGAGGTCGTCAAGGAGCGTCTGCGCCGGGAGTTCGGTGTCGAGACGGCCTACGACGAGCTGCTCCCCTACGAGCTCTCCCGCCCCTTGAAGGGTCCGAACGTCGAGTCGCTCAAGGAGGTCTTCGGCACCGGCCTGCTCTACCGGCCCGACGGCGAGGTGATCGGCGTCTTCCACGACAAGTGGAAGCTCGAGCGCGCCCTCGAGCGACTGCCGGAGCTGTTCGCGGCCTGA
- a CDS encoding GNAT family N-acetyltransferase: protein MTTAADPLPVLFAARGDVSDAEINRLHALAFDEVATNRPWTERLENYSLTWTTGRLDGELVAFVNVLGDGGEHAILMDTMVAPRLQRSGAGTRLVDAAATQARVLGCRWLHADYEPHLTPFCEGSCGMRSTRAGLLSL, encoded by the coding sequence ATGACGACCGCCGCGGATCCCCTCCCCGTCCTCTTCGCTGCCCGCGGGGACGTATCTGACGCAGAAATCAACAGGCTCCACGCGCTCGCCTTCGATGAGGTCGCGACAAACAGGCCCTGGACCGAGCGGCTCGAGAACTACAGCCTCACATGGACTACCGGACGCCTGGACGGCGAGTTGGTCGCCTTCGTCAATGTTCTCGGCGACGGCGGGGAGCACGCGATCCTCATGGACACCATGGTGGCCCCTCGCCTCCAGAGATCAGGTGCCGGGACGCGACTCGTCGACGCCGCCGCGACCCAGGCGCGGGTTCTGGGCTGCCGCTGGCTGCACGCAGACTACGAGCCGCACCTCACCCCCTTCTGCGAAGGATCCTGCGGCATGCGTTCGACCCGGGCAGGGCTCCTGTCGCTGTGA
- a CDS encoding MerR family transcriptional regulator, whose amino-acid sequence MLSIGAFARIGQVSHRMLRHWDAAGLLVPARVDEFTGFRSYDPSQLERLHRIVALRQLGFGLEDVAGFLEAGVDAARVESLLRARRADVERDYRLAAARLVDVEHRLRLIERENHMSIVEIIEKSLPSLRLAAGTAVVQDQSEVAGVVGPLFDRVAAVIGSAPGALETPVAQYDMSEEGLRITAGYVYTGEPREGVEIVELPPVGRSVCGVHLGEMSRIAETWQAIHSEAIARGLAPSGPCRELYVRADGEDQSNWVTELQQPVAPV is encoded by the coding sequence ATGTTGTCCATCGGAGCGTTCGCGCGTATCGGCCAGGTGAGTCATCGCATGCTGCGGCATTGGGACGCGGCTGGGCTGCTGGTGCCTGCGCGCGTGGACGAGTTCACGGGGTTCCGCTCCTACGACCCGTCGCAGCTCGAGCGGTTGCACCGGATCGTGGCGCTGCGGCAGCTCGGGTTCGGGCTGGAGGACGTCGCCGGCTTCCTCGAGGCAGGCGTCGACGCCGCACGCGTCGAGTCTCTCCTGCGCGCACGCCGTGCCGACGTCGAGCGTGACTACCGGCTCGCCGCGGCCCGACTCGTCGACGTCGAACACCGGCTCCGACTCATCGAAAGGGAGAATCACATGTCCATCGTCGAAATCATCGAGAAGTCGCTGCCGTCTCTCCGGCTGGCCGCCGGAACCGCCGTCGTCCAGGACCAGTCGGAGGTCGCCGGCGTGGTCGGCCCCCTGTTCGATCGCGTCGCGGCCGTCATCGGTTCCGCGCCGGGCGCCCTGGAAACGCCCGTCGCCCAGTACGACATGAGCGAGGAGGGACTGCGCATCACGGCGGGATACGTCTACACGGGCGAGCCGCGCGAAGGTGTGGAGATCGTCGAACTACCACCCGTCGGCCGGTCGGTGTGCGGGGTTCACCTCGGTGAGATGAGCCGCATCGCCGAAACCTGGCAGGCGATCCACTCGGAGGCGATCGCCCGTGGGCTCGCCCCGTCGGGTCCGTGCCGGGAGCTCTACGTGCGGGCCGACGGCGAGGACCAGTCAAACTGGGTCACCGAACTCCAGCAGCCCGTCGCCCCGGTCTGA
- a CDS encoding TrmH family RNA methyltransferase, translating into MNHTEIPDNAADAAGDAQTTPAQQPVQEVGVGPWEGQWPEGEHWDPDLLRDGDRRNVLDQYRYWKHDAIVAELDTRRHEFHVAIENWQHDLNIGTVVRTANAFLAKEVHIIGRRRWNRRGAMVTDKYQHVRHHPSVDEFVEWARAEGLAIIGVDIFPDSQQLETYDLPRNCVLVFGQEGPGLSDEVHAAAETTLSIEQFGSTRSINAASAAGIAMHAWIRRHVFGQRSS; encoded by the coding sequence GTGAACCACACCGAGATTCCAGACAATGCCGCGGACGCCGCAGGCGATGCCCAGACGACGCCGGCGCAGCAGCCGGTCCAGGAGGTCGGCGTCGGGCCGTGGGAGGGGCAGTGGCCCGAAGGCGAGCACTGGGATCCCGACTTGCTGCGCGACGGCGATCGGCGCAACGTGCTGGATCAGTACCGGTACTGGAAGCACGACGCGATCGTCGCCGAGCTGGATACTCGCCGGCACGAATTTCACGTTGCGATCGAGAACTGGCAGCACGATCTGAATATCGGCACGGTGGTCCGCACCGCGAACGCGTTCCTGGCCAAGGAGGTGCACATCATCGGCCGCCGTCGCTGGAACCGGCGCGGCGCCATGGTCACGGACAAGTACCAGCACGTGCGCCACCACCCGAGCGTGGACGAGTTCGTCGAGTGGGCGCGTGCCGAGGGGCTGGCGATCATCGGCGTCGACATCTTCCCCGATTCCCAGCAGCTCGAGACCTACGACCTGCCGCGGAACTGTGTGCTGGTCTTCGGTCAGGAGGGCCCCGGCCTGAGTGATGAGGTCCATGCAGCTGCCGAGACGACGTTGTCGATCGAGCAGTTCGGCTCGACCCGCTCGATCAATGCGGCGTCTGCGGCCGGCATCGCCATGCATGCTTGGATTCGCCGCCACGTCTTCGGTCAGCGCTCTTCCTGA
- a CDS encoding HNH endonuclease signature motif containing protein, whose protein sequence is MVQAQRFRIQIGDVLLDFEPAPPKPRPGTAPPSLKTKLSTPDSPALRSGRDAVDAAASAMGPQGLLAFAERLRCFAEAAAYEAAVRLEEHAQAELAAELDEVAASSEGMARSVSAGRLAADAPEQAAVQEIASVKGIARQSAARELTRARLLSREVPAVLDALASGEAGPIHTRNTVDLAAKIVPAEVPAPVSDDPASLEEHQRALRASRDECRARRRGFCDDVLAHAPGKTPGQLDRYGKRRLERELDEPFGARHRRAWADRFVAVDPADDGMCYLTAFIPTAAAEAIDRRLAEYAAVQTSPESRTRPGLPGHIETAPDGAEAGEETPETRTARQIRADAFVDMLLSGPEAVGLSNVKPAITVTVPASLIGALEASSAARPDPANATGPVAHADPIRPSGGDQHDITTGLAEAERFGAFGLDELADLLPQAGTWTRVVTDPWTGAITEFDANAYRPPAALRRALALRDRTCRVPGCGRRASACEPDHVVEYQHGGATRLENLVSLCKRCHRLKSWGLLTFDLQPDGTLDVETFWGTRRVTLPDAPWGAAPARAVRQVATMFRARTIKVDTGEAGLDFYRHGPGLWLQTLPGSRDLPGTRDRECVGAPNGELERLSARMERSIVEYFRPCPF, encoded by the coding sequence ATGGTTCAGGCGCAGCGGTTTCGCATCCAGATCGGGGACGTCCTCCTCGATTTCGAGCCCGCGCCGCCGAAACCTCGCCCCGGAACCGCCCCGCCGTCGCTCAAAACCAAGCTCTCCACCCCCGACTCGCCTGCCCTCCGGTCGGGTCGGGACGCCGTCGACGCCGCCGCGTCGGCCATGGGCCCGCAGGGGCTGCTGGCGTTCGCCGAGCGATTGCGCTGTTTCGCCGAGGCCGCCGCCTACGAGGCCGCGGTGCGGCTCGAGGAACACGCGCAAGCGGAGCTCGCGGCGGAACTCGACGAGGTCGCAGCTTCCTCGGAAGGCATGGCGCGCTCCGTGTCCGCCGGGCGCCTCGCAGCAGACGCTCCGGAGCAGGCGGCGGTCCAGGAGATCGCGTCGGTCAAAGGCATTGCCCGGCAGAGCGCAGCCCGCGAACTCACGCGCGCTCGACTGCTGAGCCGCGAAGTGCCTGCGGTACTCGACGCATTGGCTTCAGGCGAGGCGGGCCCGATCCACACTCGCAACACGGTTGATCTCGCCGCCAAGATCGTCCCGGCAGAGGTCCCCGCGCCCGTCAGCGACGACCCGGCGTCCCTCGAGGAGCATCAACGCGCCCTGCGGGCCTCCAGAGATGAGTGCCGAGCACGACGACGGGGATTCTGCGACGACGTGCTCGCCCATGCCCCCGGCAAGACCCCGGGACAGCTGGACCGGTACGGCAAGCGCCGCCTCGAGCGCGAGCTCGACGAGCCGTTCGGCGCCCGGCACCGCCGAGCGTGGGCAGACCGGTTCGTCGCCGTCGACCCAGCCGACGACGGCATGTGCTATCTGACTGCATTCATCCCCACGGCGGCCGCGGAGGCGATCGACCGCCGGCTCGCCGAGTACGCCGCGGTTCAGACCAGCCCGGAGTCCCGCACCCGGCCCGGTCTCCCCGGGCACATAGAGACGGCCCCTGACGGTGCCGAAGCCGGCGAGGAGACTCCCGAAACGCGCACGGCGAGGCAGATCCGAGCTGACGCGTTCGTCGATATGCTGCTTTCCGGGCCGGAAGCCGTCGGCCTGTCGAACGTGAAACCGGCTATCACCGTCACGGTCCCGGCCTCCCTCATCGGCGCGCTCGAAGCATCTTCCGCCGCCCGCCCGGATCCCGCAAACGCCACCGGCCCGGTCGCTCACGCAGATCCGATCCGCCCGTCAGGCGGCGATCAGCATGACATCACCACCGGACTCGCCGAAGCGGAGAGGTTCGGCGCTTTCGGCCTCGACGAACTGGCCGACCTCCTGCCGCAGGCCGGCACGTGGACCCGGGTCGTCACCGATCCGTGGACCGGAGCCATCACCGAATTCGACGCCAACGCCTACCGGCCACCGGCCGCGCTGAGACGTGCCCTCGCGCTGAGGGACAGGACCTGCAGAGTCCCGGGCTGCGGACGCCGGGCCAGTGCGTGCGAACCCGACCATGTAGTCGAGTACCAGCATGGCGGGGCGACCCGGCTGGAAAACCTCGTGAGTCTGTGCAAACGATGCCACCGGTTGAAGTCATGGGGCCTGTTGACCTTCGACCTGCAGCCGGACGGGACTCTCGACGTCGAGACGTTCTGGGGCACTCGCCGCGTCACTCTGCCCGATGCGCCTTGGGGCGCTGCCCCGGCGCGAGCCGTCCGGCAGGTAGCGACCATGTTCCGCGCCCGCACCATTAAAGTCGACACCGGCGAGGCCGGCCTGGACTTCTACCGGCACGGTCCCGGCCTGTGGTTGCAGACGCTGCCCGGCAGCCGGGATCTCCCCGGAACTCGGGACCGCGAATGCGTCGGCGCCCCGAACGGGGAACTCGAACGCCTCAGCGCGCGGATGGAACGCAGCATCGTCGAGTACTTCCGCCCCTGCCCCTTCTGA
- a CDS encoding lipase family protein: MTRREDQTGGHSAEVRGRSDARHRRSISITLTALIAAASLVAAGSPAQATADPAPAQEELTDAGAATDGDLLREEALEELSRSVDGDFYLPPSTLPDGQGTLIRSESAEFYLDPVRLIEPDATATRIMYTSTDAHGAPMAVTGTVLVPNRAWSGRGERPLIGYAVGTQGAGDHCAPSRQMAIGQEYEGPMVAALLEAGYALALTDYQGLGTPGAHSYMVRAAQGHAVLDSLRAAQNLGLDGIDAENPAALVGYSQGGGASAAAAELAPDYAPELQLKGAYAGAVPGDLQQVATKIDSTLYTGFLLFAMSSLDSQYPIDLTSVLNAAGRDRVAAAADQCVVDGLAGHAFVNTSTLTTTGESFTDLSRRAPFAGVLQEQRIGAGRAPEVPVLLSHSLLDDVIPYRAGRGVAERWCDQGAVVSWETTAAPTHLGGYAAAVPRALLFLEARFAGAPALSSCWRI, encoded by the coding sequence ATGACCAGGCGCGAAGACCAGACCGGCGGCCACTCCGCTGAAGTACGAGGCCGAAGCGATGCCCGCCACCGGCGCAGCATCTCCATCACCCTGACAGCGCTCATCGCCGCGGCGTCGCTCGTCGCGGCCGGCAGTCCGGCACAGGCGACGGCGGACCCGGCCCCGGCACAGGAGGAGTTGACGGATGCGGGTGCGGCCACGGACGGCGATCTCCTGCGCGAAGAGGCGCTCGAGGAGCTCTCGCGCTCCGTTGACGGGGACTTCTACCTGCCGCCCTCCACTCTGCCCGACGGGCAGGGGACGCTCATTCGGAGTGAGTCCGCGGAGTTCTACCTGGACCCCGTGCGACTCATCGAGCCGGACGCGACGGCCACGCGCATCATGTACACCTCCACCGACGCCCACGGAGCGCCGATGGCCGTGACGGGAACGGTGCTGGTGCCGAACCGCGCTTGGTCGGGACGTGGAGAGCGGCCGCTCATCGGGTACGCAGTGGGCACCCAAGGGGCGGGCGACCACTGCGCGCCGTCTCGGCAGATGGCCATCGGCCAGGAGTATGAAGGCCCCATGGTCGCGGCACTTCTCGAGGCCGGGTACGCGTTGGCGCTCACCGACTACCAGGGTCTCGGCACCCCCGGCGCGCACAGCTACATGGTCCGCGCCGCGCAGGGGCACGCCGTCCTCGATTCGCTGCGAGCCGCCCAGAACCTGGGGCTGGACGGTATCGACGCCGAGAACCCGGCCGCGCTTGTCGGCTACTCGCAGGGCGGCGGTGCCTCGGCGGCCGCTGCCGAGCTTGCGCCGGACTATGCGCCCGAGCTGCAGCTCAAGGGCGCCTATGCCGGCGCGGTCCCGGGCGATCTCCAACAGGTAGCGACGAAGATCGATTCCACGCTTTACACGGGTTTCCTCCTCTTCGCGATGTCCTCGCTCGACTCCCAGTACCCCATCGACCTCACCTCGGTCCTCAATGCGGCCGGTCGGGACCGCGTCGCCGCGGCGGCGGACCAGTGCGTCGTGGACGGGCTCGCGGGCCACGCGTTCGTCAACACCTCGACGCTGACCACGACGGGAGAGTCGTTCACGGACCTCTCGCGGCGGGCCCCATTCGCCGGGGTCCTCCAGGAGCAGCGGATCGGCGCGGGGCGCGCCCCCGAGGTGCCGGTCCTGCTCTCCCACAGCCTGCTCGACGACGTCATCCCCTACCGCGCAGGTCGCGGGGTGGCCGAGCGCTGGTGCGATCAGGGCGCCGTCGTCTCCTGGGAGACCACAGCCGCGCCGACGCACCTCGGCGGCTACGCGGCGGCCGTGCCGCGCGCGCTGCTCTTCCTCGAAGCGCGCTTCGCCGGGGCTCCGGCCCTCTCGAGCTGCTGGCGTATCTAG